A region of Planktomarina temperata RCA23 DNA encodes the following proteins:
- a CDS encoding HAD family hydrolase — translation MNIRGVIFDKDGTLFDFQSTWGIWTAQVLARIAGSDEALLQQLAEALGYDTQTRRVQPGSVIVAATPMDIAAVVKDCIPALSQTQICGWLNEEAKTAPQVLVTDLHRLTAELRRINLGLCVMTNDAETPARAHLASVQASGLFDFVIGSDSGFGAKPQAAPLLALADKMEIPAAACVMVGDSTHDLRAGRAAGMRAVAVLTGLAEADELAPLADAVLPDVSHLPAWISAQNS, via the coding sequence ATGAATATTCGCGGGGTCATTTTCGACAAGGACGGAACGCTGTTTGATTTCCAAAGCACCTGGGGCATTTGGACAGCGCAGGTTTTGGCGCGCATCGCCGGCTCTGATGAGGCGCTATTGCAGCAACTTGCCGAGGCCCTCGGCTATGACACACAAACCCGAAGAGTGCAGCCCGGCAGTGTCATCGTTGCAGCCACCCCGATGGACATCGCGGCGGTGGTTAAGGACTGCATTCCTGCCCTGAGCCAAACTCAGATCTGTGGCTGGCTCAATGAGGAGGCGAAAACCGCGCCGCAGGTATTGGTTACCGATTTGCATCGGTTAACTGCGGAGTTGCGGCGCATAAATCTTGGGCTTTGTGTCATGACCAATGATGCAGAGACCCCGGCACGCGCGCATCTCGCATCCGTTCAGGCGTCAGGTCTGTTTGATTTTGTTATCGGCAGTGACAGCGGGTTCGGCGCAAAACCGCAGGCCGCGCCATTGCTGGCTTTGGCGGATAAAATGGAGATCCCAGCTGCGGCCTGCGTCATGGTGGGTGACAGCACCCATGATCTGCGTGCTGGCCGTGCGGCTGGAATGCGCGCAGTGGCCGTGCTGACGGGATTGGCCGAGGCGGATGAATTGGCGCCGCTGGCGGATGCTGTGCTGCCCGATGTGTCCCATCTTCCCGCTTGGATATCTGCGCAAAACAGTTAG
- a CDS encoding DUF3572 domain-containing protein produces the protein MTPDLAQTLAVKALAWMVGEDDLREVFLGASGASESDLRAGVSDPVFLASLLDFICMDDAWVTRFCDDVGIANYMDPMMARQALPGGEQVNWT, from the coding sequence ATGACCCCGGATCTCGCACAAACCCTGGCTGTAAAAGCACTGGCTTGGATGGTTGGTGAAGATGATTTGAGAGAGGTCTTTTTGGGCGCTTCTGGGGCCTCAGAAAGTGATTTGCGCGCGGGGGTGTCTGATCCTGTATTTTTGGCCTCATTGCTTGATTTTATCTGTATGGATGATGCCTGGGTCACGCGGTTTTGTGATGATGTGGGCATTGCCAATTACATGGATCCCATGATGGCAAGGCAGGCTTTGCCCGGAGGTGAACAGGTGAATTGGACCTGA
- a CDS encoding EF-hand domain-containing protein — protein sequence MNKIVIFALAATAMVASAPVMAREHGGPRPDFSQLDANGDGQITQAEVTAFGAAEFAKADTDGNGSLTLGQPVHPARGTAARPRDQLGAYCAGHGP from the coding sequence TTGAACAAAATTGTAATTTTCGCATTGGCTGCAACTGCAATGGTGGCGAGCGCGCCCGTGATGGCGCGTGAGCATGGTGGCCCGCGCCCTGATTTTTCTCAATTGGACGCCAATGGGGATGGTCAAATTACGCAAGCGGAGGTGACGGCCTTTGGCGCGGCGGAATTTGCCAAGGCAGACACGGACGGCAATGGCAGCCTGACGCTTGGACAGCCTGTCCACCCGGCACGAGGCACGGCCGCGCGGCCCCGTGACCAGCTTGGGGCCTATTGTGCGGGCCATGGACCGTAA
- a CDS encoding DUF983 domain-containing protein gives MSINRPLKPALLRGWRRCCPSCGKGALLYKYLKVHDSCDACGQELHHHRADDGPAYLTILIVGHILAPLLHVVFVQFRPEPWIMALGFGVGSVALCLYLLPRIKGGVVAFQWARRLNGFGAEASGNVLKTQ, from the coding sequence ATGTCGATAAATCGCCCCCTAAAACCCGCCCTGCTCCGCGGCTGGCGCCGGTGTTGCCCGAGTTGTGGCAAAGGTGCGCTGCTTTATAAATATCTCAAAGTCCATGACAGCTGCGACGCCTGCGGCCAAGAGCTGCATCATCATCGCGCTGATGACGGGCCGGCCTATCTTACGATATTAATTGTCGGCCATATCCTTGCGCCGCTGTTGCATGTGGTATTTGTGCAGTTCCGCCCCGAGCCATGGATCATGGCACTGGGCTTTGGGGTCGGGTCCGTGGCGCTCTGCCTCTACCTGCTCCCGCGCATCAAGGGCGGGGTCGTTGCGTTTCAATGGGCGCGCCGACTTAATGGGTTTGGAGCGGAGGCCTCTGGCAATGTGCTCAAAACCCAGTAG
- a CDS encoding NUDIX domain-containing protein, which yields MTETPIRSAATIITLRNVNASPQVLMGQRGSKAAFMPNKFVFPGGAVDADDSAIPLAKPLVQTCHARLLEDNSGPSPETLAVAAIRELWEETGLILGAPEEWQDAPKDWSGFAKAGFRPSAEKMYFFFRAITPPGPPRRFDARFFLVDADQLAGDLDDFSGASDELSHLQWVPLDEARALNLPFITSIVLGELAALREIQPPASVPFFKNQDEESLFLRLNGSEQQYQ from the coding sequence ATGACAGAGACACCTATCCGCTCCGCCGCAACAATCATCACTTTGCGCAACGTGAACGCCTCTCCGCAGGTCCTAATGGGTCAGCGTGGATCCAAAGCGGCGTTTATGCCAAATAAATTCGTCTTTCCGGGCGGCGCAGTCGATGCCGATGACAGCGCCATACCGCTGGCCAAGCCTTTGGTGCAGACCTGCCACGCGCGGCTTTTGGAAGATAACAGCGGCCCCTCACCCGAGACCCTCGCCGTGGCGGCCATTCGCGAGCTGTGGGAGGAGACCGGGTTAATCCTTGGCGCGCCAGAGGAGTGGCAGGATGCGCCAAAAGATTGGAGCGGTTTTGCCAAGGCGGGCTTTCGTCCCTCGGCCGAGAAAATGTATTTCTTTTTTCGCGCCATCACCCCACCCGGCCCGCCTCGCCGGTTTGATGCGCGGTTCTTTTTGGTGGACGCCGATCAACTGGCCGGAGACCTAGACGATTTTTCCGGCGCATCCGATGAGCTGTCCCATTTGCAATGGGTGCCGCTGGATGAGGCCCGCGCCTTGAATTTACCCTTTATTACCTCAATCGTGCTGGGAGAATTGGCCGCATTGCGCGAGATCCAGCCACCCGCCTCAGTGCCATTCTTCAAAAATCAAGATGAAGAAAGCCTGTTTCTGCGTCTGAACGGCTCAGAGCAGCAGTATCAATAG
- a CDS encoding membrane protein: MLWIPITLLAALAQTLRFMFQKRLRIATLSTGGATFARFLYAAPLIGLVAVGYAVVRGYGLPVMDWQFWAFAAAGGFCQICATMCVVALFQQRNFTIGITFKKVEVLLAAGFGLLFLGEGVSLPALGAISLGVLGVLIISDAPQVAGSEGPRFFNKATALGLSCAVLFGACAVFYRGATLHIFAADVFARSSVTLMAAISMQFLGMAFYLRWREPGQITEVIRAWRVAIWVGLLSLLGSLAWFTAFTLQNAAYVKALGQVEILASFAISVCVFGEKMRRSEAVGIAFLSVSVVLLILLL; encoded by the coding sequence ATGTTATGGATTCCCATCACCCTTCTGGCGGCCTTGGCGCAAACCCTGCGTTTTATGTTCCAAAAGCGTTTGCGCATTGCCACGCTATCAACGGGCGGCGCAACTTTTGCGCGATTTTTATATGCAGCACCTTTGATCGGTCTGGTGGCCGTCGGCTATGCGGTGGTGCGTGGGTATGGTTTGCCTGTGATGGATTGGCAGTTTTGGGCCTTTGCGGCGGCGGGCGGATTTTGCCAAATCTGCGCCACCATGTGCGTTGTGGCCCTGTTTCAGCAGCGTAATTTCACCATTGGCATCACCTTCAAGAAAGTTGAGGTTTTGCTGGCTGCCGGCTTTGGGCTTTTGTTTTTGGGCGAAGGCGTCAGCCTGCCCGCGCTGGGGGCGATCTCACTGGGTGTTTTGGGAGTTCTCATTATCTCGGACGCGCCGCAAGTGGCCGGTTCTGAGGGTCCACGTTTTTTCAACAAAGCGACGGCATTGGGCCTGTCCTGTGCTGTGTTGTTTGGCGCATGCGCCGTCTTTTATCGTGGCGCAACCCTGCATATTTTTGCCGCAGATGTATTCGCCCGTTCCAGCGTGACTCTCATGGCGGCAATCTCAATGCAGTTTTTAGGCATGGCTTTTTATTTGCGCTGGCGCGAACCGGGGCAAATCACCGAGGTGATCCGCGCTTGGCGCGTGGCCATTTGGGTGGGGCTGCTGTCTTTACTGGGGTCTTTGGCCTGGTTCACCGCTTTCACCTTACAAAACGCGGCCTATGTCAAAGCTCTGGGCCAGGTGGAAATCTTGGCCTCTTTCGCCATATCGGTGTGTGTCTTCGGCGAAAAAATGCGCCGGAGCGAGGCTGTGGGAATCGCGTTCCTATCGGTTTCGGTGGTTCTATTGATACTGCTGCTCTGA
- a CDS encoding fatty acid desaturase — MAPIQRPSLITEWPTFATLLGCYGGWMVLLFSPLWLSVPGLAVMIALQSSLQHEIIHGHPTRYPWLNAALVYASLNLAIPYGRFRDTHLAHHTDERLTDPYDDPESNYLDPAVWHALPTWLQRVHMFNATLAGRLLIGVLISQYYFMRSDVRDICAGRRDVLRDWLLHIPAAALVIWIVIAAGYPLWAYFLAAYGGLALLKIRTFAEHRAHEDVQARTAVIEDRGFFAFLFLNNNFHSVHHMYPHISWYALPGLYQAQKETFMQRNQGYLYKNYSHLFARYFLQCKEPVPHPLWPRSGGSPKS, encoded by the coding sequence ATGGCACCTATTCAGCGCCCGTCTTTGATCACCGAATGGCCGACATTTGCGACCCTTTTGGGCTGCTATGGCGGATGGATGGTTTTACTCTTCAGCCCGCTGTGGCTGTCTGTGCCGGGTCTGGCGGTCATGATCGCGCTGCAATCTTCGCTGCAGCATGAAATCATTCACGGCCATCCAACAAGATACCCTTGGCTGAATGCGGCTTTGGTATACGCCTCGCTCAATCTTGCTATCCCCTATGGCCGGTTTCGCGACACGCATTTGGCCCATCATACCGATGAGCGGCTGACCGATCCCTATGATGATCCCGAGAGTAATTATCTAGATCCGGCCGTTTGGCACGCTCTGCCGACTTGGCTGCAAAGGGTGCATATGTTCAACGCGACTCTCGCGGGGCGCCTGCTGATCGGTGTATTGATTTCGCAATATTATTTCATGCGCAGTGACGTTCGGGACATATGTGCAGGGCGCCGGGATGTGCTGCGAGACTGGCTCTTGCATATTCCGGCTGCTGCTCTGGTGATCTGGATCGTCATAGCGGCTGGCTATCCGCTTTGGGCCTATTTTCTTGCCGCTTACGGCGGGCTCGCGCTGCTCAAGATCCGTACATTTGCCGAGCACCGCGCGCATGAAGACGTGCAGGCCCGCACAGCTGTCATTGAAGATCGCGGGTTTTTCGCATTTTTGTTTTTGAACAATAACTTCCATTCAGTCCACCATATGTATCCGCATATCTCGTGGTATGCTTTGCCCGGCCTCTATCAGGCACAAAAAGAGACATTCATGCAGCGCAACCAAGGGTATCTCTACAAGAACTATAGTCACCTTTTCGCGCGTTACTTCTTGCAATGCAAAGAACCGGTGCCCCATCCGCTCTGGCCTCGCAGCGGGGGATCGCCTAAGTCTTGA